A window from Aquabacterium sp. NJ1 encodes these proteins:
- a CDS encoding alpha/beta fold hydrolase, protein MITPITHITAPTRFLEVDGVQLAYRRWGNTDSSQPPLLFLQHFRGGMDHWDPLMTDGLAEDREVILYNGRGISSSGGQPRTRIEDMADDAAAFVRALGLKQVDVLGFSLGGFQALDMTWRHPALVRKLMLLGTGPRGGDPDMESRVLSTAVNPVPTFDDFLYLFFGRSAQAEQAARAFWDRRHLRADQDPPSSPEVANAQIEANMLYLPRLSEDDPFAYLRGIHQPTFILNGVNDVMIPTINSFYMARNLPNAQLFIYPDAGHAAQFQYPQRFLQHVRQFLKE, encoded by the coding sequence ATGATCACCCCCATCACCCACATCACCGCGCCCACGCGCTTCCTTGAAGTCGACGGTGTGCAGCTGGCCTACCGCCGCTGGGGCAACACCGATTCCTCGCAACCGCCCTTGCTGTTCCTGCAGCACTTTCGTGGTGGCATGGACCACTGGGACCCATTGATGACGGACGGGCTCGCAGAGGACCGCGAGGTCATCCTGTACAACGGGCGTGGCATCTCCTCCTCAGGCGGTCAACCGCGCACGCGCATCGAAGACATGGCGGACGACGCAGCCGCCTTCGTCCGCGCGCTGGGGCTCAAGCAGGTTGACGTCCTGGGCTTTTCGCTGGGTGGCTTCCAGGCCCTGGACATGACCTGGCGGCACCCTGCGCTGGTGCGCAAGCTGATGCTGCTGGGCACAGGCCCTCGTGGCGGCGACCCCGACATGGAATCACGCGTGTTGAGCACGGCCGTCAATCCCGTGCCGACGTTCGATGACTTCCTCTACCTGTTCTTTGGGCGATCTGCGCAGGCCGAACAGGCCGCCAGAGCGTTCTGGGACAGGCGGCATCTGCGTGCCGATCAAGATCCGCCCTCTTCGCCCGAAGTGGCGAATGCCCAGATCGAGGCCAACATGCTGTACCTGCCTCGGCTGTCCGAGGACGATCCCTTCGCCTACCTGCGCGGTATCCACCAGCCCACGTTCATCCTCAATGGCGTGAACGACGTGATGATCCCCACGATCAATTCGTTCTACATGGCGCGCAACCTGCCCAACGCGCAGTTGTTCATCTACCCGGACGCAGGCCATGCGGCGCAGTTCCAGTACCCGCAACGGTTTCTGCAACACGTGCGTCAGTTCTTGAAGGAGTGA
- a CDS encoding NADP-dependent oxidoreductase, producing the protein MKALTFKRYGKSPDVGFTDVPTPTLQPDEMLVQVHAVGLNPIDNMILTGMFKPVLKFQLPATIGSDVAGVVTKVGSRVTRFKPGDAIFASVFDLERGTLAEFATVPESAAALKPANLDFVQAASIPMVALTAWQALKDRAGLRAGQKVFIPAGAGGIGTMAIQLAKHFGARVGTTTSTGNVPLVSGLGAQEVIDYRKQAFEKVLEGYDVVLGTLRDEEIEKAIKILKPGGKLVSLVGPLDAAFARARGMNFFFAFVFSLMSRKVSRLASQQGATYSFFFVQANGAQLAQIGDLLASERIRPVIDKVFPFDKAKEALAYLAEGRAKGKVVVQVKP; encoded by the coding sequence ATGAAAGCACTGACATTCAAACGCTACGGCAAGTCCCCCGACGTCGGGTTCACAGACGTGCCCACGCCCACTCTCCAGCCCGATGAGATGCTGGTGCAGGTTCACGCGGTGGGCCTGAACCCGATCGACAACATGATTCTCACGGGGATGTTCAAGCCCGTGCTCAAGTTCCAGTTGCCGGCCACGATCGGCAGCGACGTCGCCGGTGTGGTGACCAAGGTCGGCAGCCGTGTCACCCGCTTCAAGCCAGGCGATGCGATCTTCGCCAGCGTCTTCGACCTCGAACGCGGCACCCTCGCCGAATTCGCGACGGTACCTGAAAGCGCGGCCGCCTTGAAACCCGCCAATCTGGACTTTGTTCAGGCTGCGTCCATCCCCATGGTGGCACTCACCGCCTGGCAGGCCTTGAAGGACAGGGCTGGCCTGCGTGCTGGTCAGAAGGTCTTCATCCCCGCGGGCGCGGGCGGCATTGGCACGATGGCGATCCAGCTGGCAAAGCACTTTGGCGCACGGGTGGGCACCACGACCAGCACGGGCAACGTGCCACTGGTCAGCGGCCTGGGTGCGCAAGAGGTCATCGACTATCGGAAGCAGGCGTTCGAAAAGGTCCTCGAGGGTTATGACGTGGTGCTCGGCACGCTGCGCGACGAAGAGATCGAGAAAGCCATCAAGATTCTCAAGCCGGGCGGCAAGCTCGTCTCGCTCGTCGGCCCATTGGACGCTGCCTTCGCGCGAGCCCGGGGCATGAACTTCTTCTTTGCCTTCGTGTTCAGCTTGATGAGCCGCAAGGTCTCCCGCCTGGCAAGCCAGCAAGGGGCGACCTACTCCTTCTTCTTCGTGCAGGCGAACGGCGCGCAGCTCGCGCAGATCGGCGACTTGCTGGCGTCGGAACGCATCCGCCCCGTGATTGACAAGGTGTTCCCGTTCGACAAGGCCAAAGAGGCCCTGGCCTATCTGGCCGAAGGCCGGGCAAAGGGCAAGGTGGTGGTGCAGGTCAAGCCCTAG
- a CDS encoding TetR/AcrR family transcriptional regulator: MRRQILQGAAQVFADHGSHGVSVELITQACEISRPTFYRYFKNTDEVLELILKEANDRLISLVVTAIREADGPMQKVEAGLQAWRAWGEQTGPVVRAIFAEMQDVRSPAYAHRQRVLEAIAAELNQMAVGLGRASFDPLQIESFVIGVEYLGYRFHFGPEAPTEALWQRTRQAMLRLAIGLLGGSLEWAHAPQLAGVLGITLD; this comes from the coding sequence ATGCGCCGCCAGATCCTGCAAGGGGCGGCGCAAGTCTTTGCCGACCATGGCTCACACGGTGTGTCCGTGGAGTTGATCACGCAGGCGTGCGAGATTTCCCGTCCCACCTTCTACCGCTATTTCAAGAATACCGATGAGGTGCTGGAGCTGATCCTCAAGGAGGCCAACGATCGCTTGATCTCCTTGGTGGTCACCGCCATTCGCGAGGCCGATGGCCCTATGCAGAAGGTGGAGGCGGGCCTGCAGGCCTGGCGAGCCTGGGGCGAGCAAACGGGCCCGGTGGTGCGCGCCATTTTTGCCGAGATGCAAGATGTCAGGTCACCGGCGTACGCGCACCGCCAGCGTGTGCTGGAGGCCATCGCGGCCGAGCTGAACCAGATGGCCGTCGGGCTGGGCCGCGCATCGTTTGATCCGCTCCAGATCGAGTCCTTTGTGATCGGGGTCGAGTACCTGGGCTACCGCTTCCACTTTGGCCCGGAGGCGCCAACAGAAGCCCTTTGGCAGCGCACGCGCCAGGCCATGCTGCGCCTGGCCATCGGTCTGCTTGGTGGCTCGCTGGAATGGGCGCACGCCCCGCAACTGGCAGGGGTGCTGGGCATCACGCTGGATTGA
- a CDS encoding 3-hydroxyacyl-CoA dehydrogenase NAD-binding domain-containing protein, translating to MAEPTLNVTVIGGGLIGASWVALFLAHGHHVCVHDVAPDVADRVRAELHRIQPMMAQLGMPISPHAPTLTFEADLGRSVEKADVVQECGPERLAFKQSLWARVEAHCKADALLLSSSSGITASMQSRKMKTPQRMLVGHPFNPPHLIPLVEVVPGCKTSQTAVTRARDFYLSLGKQAVVLNKEIPGFVANRIQAAVIRESVSLVKQGVVSVEDLDVAVQSSLGLRWATGGPFLSAHLGGGAGGIRAFWRQFAGGLQLLWLHMRLRPVLLTTRTQADLADEVLKRYGGQSIDQLASLRDQQQIALLQTLQAPHTNENTLP from the coding sequence ATGGCAGAGCCAACATTGAACGTGACCGTGATCGGCGGCGGCCTCATTGGCGCCTCCTGGGTCGCCTTGTTCCTGGCCCACGGGCATCACGTTTGCGTCCATGACGTGGCACCGGACGTGGCCGACCGCGTGCGCGCCGAGCTGCACCGCATCCAGCCCATGATGGCGCAATTGGGGATGCCGATCTCACCGCATGCGCCCACCCTGACGTTCGAGGCCGACCTTGGCCGCAGTGTCGAGAAGGCCGATGTGGTGCAGGAGTGCGGTCCCGAGCGGCTGGCATTCAAGCAATCGCTCTGGGCGCGTGTGGAGGCGCATTGCAAGGCAGACGCCCTGTTGCTGTCTTCCAGCTCCGGCATCACGGCCAGCATGCAGTCGCGCAAGATGAAGACGCCGCAGCGCATGCTGGTGGGGCACCCGTTCAACCCCCCTCACCTCATCCCCTTGGTAGAAGTGGTGCCAGGCTGCAAGACCAGTCAAACGGCTGTCACGCGTGCGCGTGACTTCTACCTCTCCTTGGGCAAGCAGGCTGTTGTGCTCAACAAGGAGATCCCGGGCTTCGTGGCCAACCGCATCCAGGCCGCGGTGATCCGCGAAAGCGTGTCGCTGGTCAAGCAGGGGGTGGTGTCGGTTGAAGATCTGGACGTGGCGGTGCAGTCCTCACTGGGCTTGCGCTGGGCCACAGGCGGCCCCTTTCTGTCTGCCCATCTAGGCGGGGGCGCGGGGGGCATCCGGGCGTTCTGGCGACAGTTTGCCGGAGGCTTGCAACTGCTGTGGCTGCACATGCGCCTGCGCCCCGTCCTGCTTACCACCAGGACGCAGGCTGATCTGGCTGACGAAGTCCTGAAACGATACGGTGGGCAGTCGATTGATCAACTGGCCTCGCTGCGCGACCAGCAGCAGATCGCGCTCTTGCAGACCTTGCAGGCCCCTCACACCAACGAGAACACCCTCCCATGA
- a CDS encoding SDR family oxidoreductase, with protein sequence MTRPHLDDIVLITGCSSGIGKALALAFHRQGHKVVATARRLQAMQDLAEAGIRTLALDVTQASDIQRVLDQLRDAGCTVGTLVNNAGYGAMGPLLDLPHAEWQKQFDVNVFAPMALTRAVVSEMIKRRSGQIVNISSVSGVMPTPFAGAYCASKAALNAATDSLRMELRPFGISVVTVQPGGIESAFGERAADQVSMAPDSPYQPIRAGVLSRANESQAGATPADVFASALVAQLDRPYPPAVIRLGQKSTLMPLMRWLLPIAWIDRILSKRFSLNRLR encoded by the coding sequence ATGACACGTCCACATCTTGATGACATCGTGCTGATCACCGGCTGCAGTTCGGGCATCGGCAAGGCACTGGCACTGGCTTTTCATCGGCAGGGACACAAGGTGGTGGCCACGGCGAGGCGCCTGCAAGCCATGCAGGACCTGGCCGAGGCGGGCATCCGCACACTGGCGCTGGACGTCACCCAGGCATCGGACATCCAGCGGGTGCTGGACCAGTTGCGGGACGCCGGGTGCACGGTAGGCACGCTGGTCAACAACGCGGGCTACGGTGCCATGGGCCCCTTGCTGGATCTGCCGCACGCCGAATGGCAAAAGCAGTTTGATGTCAACGTTTTTGCCCCCATGGCGCTGACCCGCGCCGTGGTCTCCGAGATGATCAAGCGGCGCAGCGGCCAGATCGTGAACATCAGCAGCGTCTCCGGTGTCATGCCCACCCCGTTTGCAGGTGCCTATTGCGCCAGCAAGGCCGCCTTGAATGCCGCCACGGATTCGCTGCGCATGGAGCTTCGCCCCTTCGGCATCAGCGTGGTGACGGTTCAGCCTGGTGGCATCGAGTCGGCCTTTGGCGAACGTGCGGCAGACCAGGTCAGCATGGCACCCGATTCGCCCTACCAGCCCATCCGCGCAGGCGTGTTGTCTCGTGCCAATGAGAGCCAGGCGGGCGCCACACCGGCCGACGTCTTTGCCAGCGCCTTGGTGGCCCAGCTTGATCGGCCCTACCCACCTGCCGTGATCAGGCTGGGCCAGAAGAGCACCTTGATGCCGCTGATGAGGTGGTTGCTGCCCATCGCCTGGATCGATCGCATCCTCAGCAAGCGCTTCTCGCTGAACCGCCTGCGCTGA
- a CDS encoding GMC family oxidoreductase — MSKLPDPFVQGLASGWKVHDARTISSPTLTCDVVIIGSGAGGGITAEMLTQAGLDVLIVEEGPLKTSTDFRQNEAEAYATLYQEGGARQSMDRAISILQGRCVGGSTVVNYTTSFRTPADTLAHWRDELGLKDITSPALQDSFAHVEQRLHITPWDVPLNRNNSLLEEGLKASGRQAHRIQRNVKGCWNLGSCGMGCPTNAKQSMLVTTLPAALQGGARLVHNLRAERFEYGQGKVQRLIAQPVALSGDPAGTPITIQARHYVLAAGGINAPALLLRSDTPDGPGLIGRRTFLHPVAFSAARFDEKVEPWAGAPQTVYTDDFVRRSALNPGIGFKIEAIPLHPGLASVLFGGVGQALLQRFQGYGHTQMLHGLLRDGFEPESQGGRVHLNLDGSALLHYPLTDHVKAGFKRAWQAMADIQFASGAREVLPLHEQARPYTSRAEARQAIPSLSDVSHHLGAGSAHVMGGCPMGATPDKGVVDQLGRHWTIGNLSIHDGSVLPTSVGANPQLSIYGLAHRFSVGLVQRLTQHG; from the coding sequence ATGAGCAAGCTACCCGACCCCTTCGTTCAAGGCCTGGCCAGTGGCTGGAAGGTCCATGACGCGCGCACCATCTCGTCCCCCACGCTCACCTGCGATGTCGTCATCATTGGCTCAGGCGCAGGCGGTGGCATCACGGCAGAGATGCTGACGCAGGCAGGCCTGGACGTGCTCATCGTGGAAGAAGGCCCGCTCAAGACCAGCACCGACTTCCGTCAAAACGAGGCCGAGGCCTATGCCACGCTTTACCAGGAGGGGGGCGCCCGCCAGTCGATGGACCGTGCCATCTCCATCTTGCAGGGACGATGCGTTGGCGGCTCCACGGTGGTGAACTACACGACCAGCTTTCGCACGCCGGCCGACACCCTGGCCCATTGGCGCGATGAACTGGGCCTGAAGGACATCACGTCGCCCGCGCTGCAGGACAGCTTTGCCCACGTGGAGCAGCGCCTGCACATCACGCCGTGGGACGTACCGCTCAACCGCAACAACAGCTTGCTGGAAGAAGGCCTCAAAGCCTCTGGGCGCCAGGCACACCGTATTCAACGCAACGTCAAGGGGTGCTGGAACCTGGGCTCTTGCGGCATGGGCTGCCCCACCAACGCCAAGCAGTCCATGCTGGTCACCACCCTGCCCGCCGCCTTGCAAGGCGGCGCGCGGCTGGTGCACAACCTGCGCGCGGAACGCTTCGAGTATGGCCAGGGCAAGGTGCAGCGCCTCATCGCCCAGCCGGTGGCCTTGTCGGGGGACCCGGCCGGCACACCGATCACGATCCAGGCCAGACACTATGTGCTGGCCGCCGGCGGCATCAACGCACCGGCGCTGCTGCTGCGCTCCGACACGCCTGATGGCCCCGGCCTGATCGGGCGCCGAACCTTTCTGCACCCCGTTGCCTTCTCGGCCGCGCGCTTTGACGAGAAGGTCGAACCCTGGGCCGGCGCGCCGCAGACGGTGTACACCGATGACTTCGTGCGTCGTTCGGCCTTGAACCCCGGCATCGGTTTCAAGATCGAGGCCATCCCCTTGCATCCGGGCCTGGCGTCCGTTCTTTTTGGCGGTGTCGGCCAGGCCCTGCTCCAACGCTTCCAGGGCTATGGCCACACACAGATGCTGCACGGCTTGCTGCGCGACGGCTTCGAGCCGGAGTCGCAAGGCGGGCGCGTGCACCTCAACCTGGATGGCTCGGCCCTGCTGCATTACCCTTTGACCGATCACGTGAAAGCGGGTTTCAAGCGCGCCTGGCAAGCCATGGCCGACATCCAGTTTGCGTCGGGGGCCCGCGAGGTGCTGCCCCTGCACGAACAGGCCAGGCCTTACACCAGTCGCGCGGAGGCCAGGCAGGCCATCCCGTCACTCAGCGATGTCTCGCACCACCTGGGCGCCGGCTCAGCGCATGTCATGGGGGGATGCCCCATGGGCGCCACGCCAGACAAGGGCGTGGTGGATCAACTGGGCCGGCACTGGACCATCGGCAACCTGTCCATCCACGACGGCTCGGTGCTGCCGACCAGCGTGGGCGCCAATCCGCAGTTGAGCATTTACGGTTTGGCGCATCGCTTCTCCGTCGGCCTGGTGCAGCGACTCACGCAGCACGGCTAG
- a CDS encoding TetR/AcrR family transcriptional regulator — protein MQDQPKGGVGPRLEPDARRAHLLAVGAAVFGTKAYDDVQIDQIAQQAGVSRGLLYHYFPSKRVFFAAIVQGGYDEILNATQPDPSLPPRAQLQASLEAYFDYVESHPHMYRAIFRSAASLEPTVQDVVNRNLDLQAKRILAGMGEGGEPHSLSYLAVRAWLAFLVQAVLDWLDRGAMVDRQALIEVCVGALQGATAASRKDA, from the coding sequence ATGCAAGACCAGCCAAAGGGGGGCGTCGGGCCGCGCCTGGAGCCCGATGCCCGCCGGGCCCACTTGCTGGCTGTCGGGGCTGCCGTGTTCGGCACCAAGGCTTACGACGACGTTCAGATTGACCAGATCGCCCAACAGGCGGGCGTGTCACGGGGCTTGCTGTATCACTACTTCCCCAGCAAGCGGGTCTTTTTTGCGGCCATCGTCCAGGGCGGTTATGACGAGATCCTGAACGCGACGCAGCCCGATCCGTCGTTGCCACCGAGGGCGCAATTGCAGGCCAGCCTGGAGGCCTATTTCGACTATGTCGAAAGCCACCCGCACATGTATCGGGCCATCTTCCGCAGTGCGGCCAGCCTGGAGCCAACCGTTCAGGACGTGGTCAACCGCAACCTGGACTTGCAGGCGAAGCGCATCCTGGCGGGGATGGGAGAGGGGGGTGAACCCCATTCGCTGAGTTATCTGGCCGTCCGTGCCTGGCTGGCATTCCTTGTCCAGGCTGTCCTGGATTGGCTGGACCGCGGCGCGATGGTCGACCGGCAAGCGCTGATCGAGGTGTGCGTGGGTGCCCTGCAGGGGGCAACGGCGGCCTCAAGGAAAGATGCCTAG
- a CDS encoding S9 family peptidase, which translates to MPHIKDTLRRVFITTCMLTRTTELATRRLGTGFFLPALFVLRYASMGGLDPTRFAAQLKGVRSFRDEAWCAYWNALARQELDAITTVLPGFDASAPDWNALREALAPLGKRVVALMTLSEADDMHASPASERAMTALRHLIKAITYYQVSAFPGGSAARMEAYALSRSLFNELTCIVGPLVGIVIEKRRIEVDGDVIEGYLMTPSGTQRHPLAIITNGLEGTAQELAIPLLKYHDSGMAVFVMEMPGTYAYRKPMTPASEAVYHAVIDHLSRDPRIDSQRMGFVGVSFGAYWAARMAGTNPHLRCAVACGAPTHHSFQIKGAIGMPDIIIKALLNTTGAKTLMSLGLKLQALSLHHFYRQIKIPLLVINGDRDTLLSTQDSIDLASGAVQGTLKLYPNDDHCAMAHYREWLDLSQAWLRQQLVPGAG; encoded by the coding sequence ATGCCCCACATCAAGGACACCCTGCGGCGTGTGTTCATCACCACGTGCATGCTGACCAGAACGACCGAACTGGCCACACGACGCTTGGGAACGGGCTTTTTTCTGCCCGCGCTGTTCGTGCTGCGCTATGCGTCCATGGGTGGACTGGACCCGACACGCTTTGCGGCGCAACTCAAGGGCGTGCGCTCCTTCAGGGATGAAGCCTGGTGCGCATACTGGAATGCATTGGCGCGGCAAGAACTGGACGCCATCACGACCGTGTTGCCCGGCTTTGATGCAAGCGCGCCGGACTGGAACGCGCTGCGTGAAGCACTGGCCCCCTTGGGCAAACGGGTGGTGGCCTTGATGACCTTGAGCGAGGCCGATGACATGCACGCCTCCCCAGCGAGTGAGCGTGCCATGACGGCCCTGCGGCACCTGATCAAGGCCATCACCTACTACCAGGTCAGTGCGTTCCCGGGCGGGTCTGCGGCCCGCATGGAGGCCTACGCGCTATCGCGATCGCTTTTCAACGAGTTGACATGCATCGTGGGCCCGCTGGTGGGCATCGTGATCGAGAAGCGCCGCATCGAGGTGGACGGTGACGTCATCGAGGGCTACTTGATGACGCCCAGCGGAACCCAACGCCACCCACTGGCCATCATCACCAACGGCCTGGAAGGCACGGCTCAAGAGCTGGCGATACCCTTGCTCAAGTACCACGACTCGGGCATGGCGGTGTTCGTCATGGAGATGCCCGGCACCTACGCCTACCGCAAGCCCATGACCCCGGCCTCCGAGGCCGTCTATCACGCCGTGATCGACCATCTGTCTCGCGACCCCCGCATCGATTCACAACGCATGGGTTTCGTTGGCGTGAGCTTCGGTGCGTATTGGGCGGCACGGATGGCAGGCACCAACCCGCATTTGCGATGCGCGGTGGCTTGCGGCGCGCCCACTCATCATTCTTTCCAGATCAAGGGCGCGATCGGGATGCCCGACATCATCATCAAGGCGCTGCTGAACACCACCGGCGCCAAGACGCTGATGAGCCTCGGCCTGAAGCTGCAAGCCCTGTCGCTGCACCACTTCTACCGTCAAATCAAGATCCCCTTGCTGGTCATCAATGGTGACCGCGACACCCTGCTCAGCACCCAGGACTCCATTGACCTGGCGTCTGGTGCCGTGCAAGGCACGCTCAAGCTCTACCCCAATGACGACCATTGCGCCATGGCGCATTACAGGGAATGGCTGGACTTGTCACAGGCGTGGTTGCGCCAGCAGTTGGTGCCGGGTGCGGGCTGA
- a CDS encoding nucleotidyl transferase AbiEii/AbiGii toxin family protein produces the protein MAPIAPPQEPQSAAEYDDRTTVAVKSVLIEIGQILGSFKGKFTIIGGAVPWLLLANEDMPHVGTLDVDVGLDAQALGDGEYATLIGALQGHGYAQREGLRRFQLVRQVSAQDGGEAIDVVVDFLMPRDADIVKNDPPLIRDFAVQRADGADLAMRFYQLVAVAGPMPDGGTNRVEIAVCSIPALLAMKGHALAGRYKQKDAYDIYYCVRNYPDGIEALAQECRALLEHASGERGFRHIAEKFDTFDGYGPTCVRRFVQDTHALGDRTPEQWQQDAFGQIDALLRAMALRD, from the coding sequence ATGGCCCCAATAGCACCCCCGCAGGAGCCGCAGTCAGCGGCAGAGTACGACGACCGCACGACCGTAGCCGTCAAGTCCGTGCTGATCGAGATCGGCCAGATCCTTGGCAGCTTCAAGGGCAAGTTCACCATCATCGGAGGCGCAGTCCCCTGGCTGCTGCTGGCCAACGAAGACATGCCCCATGTCGGCACGCTCGACGTGGACGTCGGGCTGGACGCACAAGCACTCGGCGATGGCGAATACGCCACCTTGATCGGCGCGCTTCAAGGGCATGGATACGCCCAGCGCGAAGGGCTTCGGCGCTTCCAGCTGGTTCGCCAGGTTTCCGCGCAAGATGGCGGAGAAGCGATCGATGTGGTGGTCGATTTCTTGATGCCGCGCGATGCCGATATCGTCAAGAACGATCCACCATTGATCCGCGACTTCGCCGTGCAACGGGCCGACGGCGCTGATCTGGCGATGCGGTTCTATCAACTCGTGGCGGTGGCCGGGCCGATGCCGGACGGGGGGACGAACCGTGTGGAGATCGCGGTGTGCTCCATACCCGCTTTGCTTGCGATGAAGGGCCATGCGCTGGCAGGGCGTTACAAGCAGAAGGACGCCTACGACATCTACTACTGCGTGCGCAACTACCCCGACGGGATCGAGGCGCTGGCGCAGGAGTGTCGGGCGTTGCTCGAACATGCAAGTGGTGAACGCGGCTTTCGGCACATCGCCGAGAAGTTCGACACCTTCGATGGATACGGTCCGACCTGTGTGCGGCGCTTCGTCCAGGACACGCATGCGCTGGGGGACCGCACGCCTGAACAGTGGCAACAGGATGCATTCGGGCAGATCGACGCGCTGCTGCGCGCCATGGCGCTGCGAGATTGA
- a CDS encoding type IV toxin-antitoxin system AbiEi family antitoxin, with translation MLKDANPMKNAETHAGEALRGLLEKIPILQVKGIDTEAVSSDWAPDLIVQLLVDGRPHQLVCEYKSNGQPRYARSALLELLNYVAHRAPRATPVFIAPYISPAVRQLCEEKGVGYLDLAGNARIAFGGVFIERMVADKPAAQQRELKSLFRPKSAQVLRAMLREPGRAWRVTELSETSGVSLGHVSNVRTGLIDREWAHTSGDGLVLSAPNALLDAWRDSYTTPTGERLGFYTPLHGSTLETAARSALRADSGPGRAAFASFSAAQWLSPYARTGTHYFFADDEGLRKLQAALKLSPSSKGENVIITVPKDSGLLADTVEPAPGAVCTSPVQTYLDLSIAGERGAEAADHLRQERLSWPQ, from the coding sequence ATGCTGAAAGATGCTAATCCAATGAAAAACGCAGAAACTCATGCTGGTGAGGCCCTGCGTGGACTGCTTGAGAAGATTCCGATCCTTCAGGTGAAAGGCATCGACACCGAAGCCGTGTCCAGCGATTGGGCGCCGGACTTGATCGTTCAACTGCTCGTGGACGGTCGGCCGCACCAGCTCGTCTGCGAGTACAAGTCGAACGGGCAACCGCGGTACGCGCGGTCCGCGCTGCTGGAACTGCTGAACTACGTTGCGCACCGAGCCCCTCGGGCAACACCGGTCTTCATCGCGCCCTACATCTCACCTGCAGTGAGGCAGTTGTGCGAAGAGAAGGGCGTTGGTTATCTCGACTTGGCGGGAAACGCCCGGATCGCCTTCGGCGGCGTGTTCATCGAGCGCATGGTGGCTGACAAGCCTGCAGCCCAACAACGCGAACTCAAGTCGTTATTTCGGCCGAAATCTGCTCAGGTACTGCGCGCCATGCTGCGTGAGCCCGGCCGTGCATGGCGTGTCACCGAGTTATCGGAAACCTCTGGAGTCAGCCTTGGACACGTGAGCAATGTGCGCACCGGCTTGATTGATCGGGAATGGGCGCACACATCAGGCGATGGCCTGGTTCTCTCAGCGCCCAATGCACTGCTGGACGCATGGCGAGACAGCTACACCACGCCAACAGGCGAGAGGCTGGGCTTCTACACGCCGCTGCATGGCAGCACACTCGAAACCGCAGCTCGAAGCGCGCTGCGCGCCGACAGCGGTCCCGGGCGTGCAGCCTTCGCATCGTTTTCGGCGGCGCAGTGGCTTTCTCCTTACGCTCGCACCGGAACGCACTACTTCTTCGCCGACGACGAAGGCTTGCGCAAGCTTCAGGCAGCACTGAAGCTCTCACCCAGCTCGAAGGGCGAGAACGTGATCATCACCGTGCCGAAGGACTCGGGACTGCTCGCCGACACCGTTGAACCTGCGCCAGGCGCGGTCTGTACGAGCCCGGTTCAAACCTACCTCGACCTCTCCATTGCGGGTGAACGCGGCGCCGAGGCCGCGGATCACCTGCGACAGGAACGACTCTCATGGCCCCAATAG
- a CDS encoding MBL fold metallo-hydrolase, protein MFQRLTIPVTSFEQNCSLVWCTDTKEAALIDPGGDAGTLLEAVEARGLTLKALWLTHAHIDHAGATGHLANTLGLPIIGPHTGDQFWIDALPQQSQMFGFPQAEPFTPTQWLKEGDTVQIGLCKLQVLHCPGHTPGHVVFYEPSTRHAFVGDVLFAGSIGRTDFPGGNHADLINAIKTKLLPLGDDITFTPGHGPESTFGEERVGNPYL, encoded by the coding sequence ATGTTCCAACGCCTCACCATCCCCGTCACATCCTTCGAGCAAAACTGCTCCCTGGTCTGGTGCACCGACACCAAGGAGGCCGCGCTGATCGACCCGGGCGGGGACGCCGGCACGCTGCTCGAAGCCGTCGAAGCGCGTGGCCTGACGCTCAAGGCCTTGTGGCTGACCCACGCGCACATCGACCACGCGGGCGCCACAGGGCACCTGGCCAACACCCTGGGCCTGCCCATCATCGGGCCGCACACCGGGGACCAGTTCTGGATCGACGCCCTGCCCCAGCAAAGCCAGATGTTCGGCTTCCCGCAGGCCGAGCCTTTCACGCCCACGCAATGGCTCAAGGAGGGCGACACGGTGCAGATCGGTCTGTGCAAGCTGCAGGTGCTGCACTGCCCGGGCCACACGCCCGGCCACGTGGTGTTCTATGAGCCCAGCACGCGCCATGCTTTTGTGGGCGATGTGCTGTTTGCCGGCAGCATTGGCCGCACGGATTTCCCTGGCGGCAACCACGCCGATCTGATCAACGCGATCAAGACCAAGCTGCTGCCCCTGGGCGACGACATCACCTTCACGCCCGGGCACGGCCCGGAGAGCACCTTCGGCGAAGAGCGCGTGGGCAACCCTTATCTGTGA